Proteins from a single region of Platichthys flesus chromosome 16, fPlaFle2.1, whole genome shotgun sequence:
- the dnajc7 gene encoding dnaJ homolog subfamily C member 7: MWRRPLSVHGKMATETCDAVNMDPDMDLLSDEELEREAEGFKEQGNAFYIKKDYAEAYNYYTKAIDMCPKNASYYGNRAATLMMLCRYREALEDSQQAVRLDNSFMKGHLREGKCHLSLGNAMAASRCFQRVLELEPDNGQCQQEVKIAESILEYERMAEIGFEKRDFRMVVFCMDRALETASACHRFKILKAECLALLGRYPEAQSVASDILRMDSTNADALYVRGLCLYYEDCIEKAVQFFVQALRMAPDHDKARLACRDAKALKAKKEEGNKAFKEGSFEAAYELYSAALTIDPNNIKTNAKLYCNRATVGSKLKKLDQAIEDCTKAIKLDETYIKAYLRRAQCYMDTEQYEEAVRDYEKVYQTEKTKEHKHLLKNAQLELKKSKRKDYYKVLAVDKNATEEEIKKAYRKRALLHHPDRHSSASPEVQKEEEKKFKEVGEAFSVLSDPKKKSRYDSGQDLEDDGGNMGDFDANNIFKAFFGGPGGFSFEASGPGNFFFQFG; this comes from the exons ATGTGGCGCCGCCCCCTCTCCGTCCACGGCAAAATGGCGACGGAGACCTGTGATGCTGTGAACATGGACCCCGACATGGACCTGCTCAGCGACGAGGAACTAGAGAG GGAAGCCGAGGGCTTCAAGGAGCAAGGCAATGCCTTCTACATCAAAAAGGATTATGCTGAAGCCTACAACTATTACACCAAGGCAATAG ACATGTGTCCAAAGAATGCGAGTTACTACGGAAACCGGGCTGCCACATTAATGATGTTGTGCCGGTATAGAGAGGCTTTAGAGGACTCCCAGCAAGCAGTGCGGCTAGATAACTCCTTCATGAAG GGCCATCTGCGAGAGGGCAAGTGCCACCTGTCTCTTGGCAATGCCATGGCTGCCAGTCGCTGTTTCCAGAGGGTTCTGGAGCTGGAGCCCGATAATGGCCAGTGCCAGCAGGAG GTGAAGATTGCAGAATCCATCCTTGAATATGAGAGAATGGCAGAGATTGGATTTGAAAAGCGGGACTTCAGGATG gttgtctttTGCATGGACCGTGCCTTGGAGACTGCCTCAGCCTGTCACAGGTTCAAGATACTGAAGGCCGAGTGCTTAGCTCTGCTCGGCCGCTACCCAGAGGCTCAGTCTGTAGCCAG TGACATTCTGCGAATGGACTCCACTAATGCGGATGCCCTGTACGTCCGTGGTCTTTGTCTGTACTATGAAGACTGCATTGAGAAGGCCGTCCAGTTCTTTGTACAGGCTCTGCGTATGGCTCCTGACCACGATAAGGCCCGGCTCGCATGCAGA GATGCCAAAGCGCTAAAAGCCAAGAAGGAGGAAGGGAACAAGGCGTTCAAGGAGGGGAGCTTTGAGGCGGCCTATGAGCTGTACTCTGCCGCACTCACGATAGACCCCAACAACATCAAGACTAATGCCAAGTTGTACTGTAATAGGGCCACTGTTGGATCTAAG cTGAAGAAACTAGATCAGGCCATCGAAGACTGCACCAAGGCCATTAAACTGGATGAGACCTACATCAAGGCCTATTTACGGAGAGCCCAGTG CTACATGGACACAGAGCAGTATGAAGAGGCAGTGCGAGACTATGAGAAAGTTTAccagacagagaaaacaaaag AACACAAGCACCTCCTGAAAAATGCGCAGCTGGAGTTGAAGAAAAGCAAGCGAAAAGATTACTACAAAGTGCTCGCGGTGGATAAGAACGCCACGGAAGAAGAGATCAAGAAAGCTTACCGCAAACGGGCCCTTTTACATCACCCAG ACCGCCATAGCAGCGCAAGTCCTGAGGtgcagaaagaagaggaaaagaagttcaagGAGGTGGGCGAGGCTTTCAGCGTGCTTTCAGACCCGAAGAAGAAATCTCGCTACGACAGCGGTCAGGATCTGGAGGACGACGGCGGGAACATGGGAG atTTTGATGCCAACAACATTTTCAAGGCTTTTTTTGGAGGTCCAGGCGGTTTTAGTTTTGAAG CGTCTGGACCAGGAAATTTCTTCTTCCAGTTCGGTTAA
- the nkiras2 gene encoding NF-kappa-B inhibitor-interacting Ras-like protein 2, with the protein MGKSCKVVVCGQGAVGKTAVLEQLLYANHVAGSEPMETLEDIYIGSVETDRGTREQVRFYDTRGLREGMEFPRHYYSFADGFVLVYSIDSKESFKRMEALKKDIDRQRDKKEVTIVVLGNKLDKQEERRVDSNMAQNWAKNEKVRLWEVSVVDRRTLIEPFVYLASKMTQPQSKSTFPLSRNKNRGSGSTDS; encoded by the exons ATGGGTAAAAGCTGCAAGGTGGTGGTTTGTGGACAGGGAGCAGTGGGGAAAACGGCTGTTTTGGAGCAACTGCTCTATGCCAACCATGTTGCAG GTTCCGAGCCCATGGAGACTCTGGAGGACATCTACATCGGCTCTGTAGAGACGGACCGTGGTACGCGAGAGCAGGTGCGCTTCTATGACACCCGCGGACTCCGGGAGGGGATGGAGTTCCCTCGACATTACTACAGTTTCGCAGATGGTTTCGTACTTGTTTACAGCATCGACAGTAAAGAGTCCTTTAAGCGAATGGAGGCGCTCAAAAAGGACATAGACCGTCAAAGAGACAAGAAAGAG GTGACCATTGTTGTGCTGGGTAACAAGCTGGACAaacaggaggaaagaagagtCGACTCCAACATGGCCCAGAACTGGGCAAAGAATGAGAAGGTCCGTCTGTGGGAGGTGTCGGTGGTGGACAGACGCACGCTGATCGAGCCCTTCGTCTACCTGGCCAGCAAAATGACCCAGCCACAGAGCAAGTCCACCTTCCCTCTCAGTCGCAACAAGAACAGGGGAAGTGGTTCTACAGATAGTTAA